The Methylobacterium currus genome contains a region encoding:
- a CDS encoding LysR family transcriptional regulator, with product MVAGSETFRGVLSDVRAFCAVVDHGTVTQAAEILGETKGSISRRISRLEQELGVTLLARTPRAVSPTVEGLAFHAKAQESLGLLDGALETARNARTLPRGHLRVTTSIDFGIEVMPDLVAGFRVLYPQVTIDLLITDARLDLAANRIDLALRLGSGEGQDGGYRAPVLAHLMIGLYAAPSYLAARGIPESLDDLGAHDLILSRERLGSASVRLSDGQGREGHVTAQPAIRATDYATVLRLTRAGAGIGHIPSLVAARALKEGALVPVLPDWASRGGVLRAVSLAGRELPARVRLFRDHVRLGLAAMREEAGPG from the coding sequence ATGGTTGCTGGATCGGAAACCTTCCGGGGCGTTCTCTCTGACGTGCGGGCGTTCTGCGCCGTGGTCGATCACGGAACCGTGACCCAGGCGGCGGAAATTCTGGGGGAGACAAAGGGCAGCATCTCGCGCCGGATCTCGCGGCTGGAGCAGGAGCTCGGCGTCACCCTGCTCGCCCGCACGCCGCGGGCGGTCTCGCCGACGGTGGAGGGGCTGGCCTTCCACGCCAAGGCGCAGGAGAGCCTCGGCCTCCTCGACGGCGCGCTCGAAACCGCGCGGAACGCCCGCACCCTGCCGCGGGGCCACCTGCGGGTCACCACCTCGATCGATTTCGGGATCGAGGTGATGCCCGACCTCGTCGCCGGCTTCCGGGTCCTCTACCCGCAGGTCACGATCGACCTGCTCATCACCGACGCGCGGCTCGACCTCGCCGCCAACCGCATCGACCTGGCGCTCCGCCTGGGCAGCGGCGAGGGGCAGGACGGCGGCTACCGCGCGCCGGTCCTGGCGCACCTGATGATCGGCCTCTATGCGGCGCCGTCCTATCTGGCCGCCCGCGGAATCCCCGAATCCCTCGACGATCTCGGCGCCCACGACCTGATTCTGTCGCGCGAGCGCCTGGGGTCGGCCTCGGTGCGGCTCTCCGACGGGCAGGGCCGCGAGGGCCACGTCACCGCTCAGCCGGCGATCCGCGCCACCGACTACGCCACGGTGCTGCGCCTGACCCGGGCCGGCGCCGGCATCGGCCACATCCCGAGCCTGGTGGCGGCCCGCGCCCTCAAGGAGGGCGCCCTGGTGCCCGTGCTGCCCGACTGGGCGAGCCGCGGCGGCGTCCTGCGCGCCGTCAGCCTCGCCGGCCGCGAATTGCCGGCCCGGGTGCGGCTGTTTCGCGACCACGTCCGCCTCGGCCTCGCGGCGATGCGGGAGGAGGCGGGGCCGGGTTGA
- a CDS encoding alpha/beta fold hydrolase, whose translation MHILVNGVRLFVDVANFGLVPGPHGLHERPTLLMLHGGPGFDHVAFKEAFAQLADVAQVVFYDHRGNGRSEGDDPATWTLAQWADDVKGLCDALGIVRPIVCGLSFGGVVAQAYATRHPDHPGKLILLSTAARTDFPTIVAAFARVGGPEVAAVAESYWMNPTAEGRARYFERCVPFYRHRRDRPPADLSRVIMRPEVSLHFNGPRNEHGRFDFRADLGRLRCPVLLMAGEHDPIVPMPLAEETAAAIPSHLLRFERLIGCGHQIHGDDPERVFGAMRAFISGPDAPVMAG comes from the coding sequence ATGCATATCCTGGTGAACGGCGTGCGTCTCTTCGTCGACGTGGCGAATTTCGGCCTCGTTCCGGGTCCGCATGGCCTGCACGAGAGGCCGACCCTGCTGATGCTGCACGGTGGGCCGGGCTTCGACCATGTCGCCTTCAAGGAGGCCTTCGCGCAACTCGCCGACGTCGCCCAGGTCGTGTTCTACGACCATCGCGGCAATGGCCGCAGCGAGGGCGACGATCCCGCGACCTGGACCCTCGCCCAATGGGCGGACGACGTGAAGGGGCTGTGCGACGCGCTCGGCATCGTCCGGCCGATCGTGTGCGGCCTGTCGTTCGGGGGCGTCGTCGCGCAAGCTTACGCCACCCGCCATCCCGACCACCCGGGCAAGCTCATCCTTCTGAGCACGGCGGCCCGGACCGATTTCCCGACCATCGTCGCCGCCTTCGCGCGCGTCGGCGGCCCGGAGGTCGCGGCCGTGGCCGAGAGCTACTGGATGAACCCGACCGCCGAGGGGCGGGCGCGCTACTTCGAACGCTGCGTGCCCTTCTACCGGCACCGCCGGGACCGCCCGCCAGCCGATCTCTCGCGCGTGATCATGCGCCCGGAGGTGTCGCTGCATTTCAACGGCCCGCGCAACGAGCACGGCCGGTTCGATTTCCGCGCCGATCTCGGCCGCTTGCGCTGCCCCGTGCTGCTGATGGCGGGCGAGCACGACCCGATCGTGCCGATGCCGCTCGCCGAGGAGACCGCCGCCGCGATCCCTTCGCACCTGTTGCGGTTCGAGCGGTTGATCGGGTGCGGCCACCAGATCCACGGCGACGACCCGGAGCGGGTGTTCGGGGCGATGCGGGCGTTCATCAGCGGCCCGGACGCGCCGGTCATGGCGGGGTGA
- a CDS encoding carbohydrate kinase family protein translates to MILVCGEALIDLFVETGRSSPERGGLPALAVAGGSPFNLAVGLSRLGAGSGFLGGLSADAFGRMLAGRLAAEGVDLAFAKDSARPTPLAIVSTGADGQPAYTFHAESCAHADLTPADLPAVLPEAVRAIALGSFSLVAEPVGTAYAALVAREARRRVISLDPNLRLGLIPDLARWHGRFSELVANADIVKLSDEDLRAAYGPEADEGALAQGWLTAGVALVVVTAGPEGARAYHAAGPVAVPGRRVAVIDTVGAGDSFHAALLARLDRTGRLTRDALLSLDTDALRDLLSEAVAAASLTCTRRGADLPTRDALLSVLS, encoded by the coding sequence ATGATCCTGGTCTGCGGCGAAGCCCTGATCGACCTCTTCGTCGAGACCGGGCGTTCGAGCCCCGAGCGCGGCGGCCTGCCGGCGCTGGCGGTGGCGGGGGGCTCGCCGTTCAACCTGGCGGTCGGGCTTTCCCGGCTCGGGGCGGGAAGCGGCTTCCTCGGCGGCCTGTCCGCCGACGCCTTCGGGCGGATGCTGGCCGGCCGGCTGGCGGCGGAGGGCGTCGACCTCGCCTTCGCCAAGGACAGCGCCCGGCCGACGCCCCTCGCCATCGTGTCGACCGGGGCGGACGGCCAGCCCGCCTACACGTTCCACGCCGAATCCTGTGCGCATGCCGACCTCACGCCCGCCGACCTGCCGGCTGTCCTGCCCGAGGCGGTGCGGGCGATCGCCCTGGGCTCGTTCTCGCTGGTGGCCGAGCCGGTCGGCACCGCCTACGCGGCGCTCGTCGCCCGGGAGGCACGGCGGCGGGTGATCAGCCTCGATCCCAACCTGCGCCTCGGCCTGATCCCCGACCTGGCCCGCTGGCACGGGCGGTTCAGCGAGCTCGTGGCCAACGCCGACATCGTCAAGCTCTCCGACGAGGACCTGCGCGCCGCCTACGGGCCGGAGGCCGACGAGGGCGCACTCGCGCAGGGCTGGCTCACGGCGGGGGTGGCACTCGTCGTCGTCACCGCCGGGCCGGAGGGAGCCCGGGCCTACCACGCCGCCGGGCCGGTCGCCGTCCCGGGCCGCCGGGTCGCGGTGATCGACACGGTGGGCGCCGGCGACAGCTTCCACGCCGCGCTCCTGGCCCGCCTCGACCGGACCGGCCGGCTCACGCGCGACGCGCTCCTGAGCCTCGACACCGACGCCCTGCGGGATCTCCTGTCCGAGGCGGTGGCGGCAGCGAGCCTCACCTGCACCCGCCGCGGCGCCGACCTGCCGACCCGCGACGCCCTCCTGTCGGTTCTGTCGTGA
- a CDS encoding MFS transporter produces MEEIETRTIRKVMWRLMPFLVVCYFVAYLDRVNVGFAKLQMNAALGLSEAAYGFGAGLFFIAYFLLEVPSNLALDKFGARLWIARIMFSWGLISALFAFIAPISRATGVSSEWVFYILRFLLGIAEAGFFPGIIFYLTLWFPSVYRARVVAMFMLAIPFSSIVGAPVSGALLNITGAGLDGWQWLFILEALPSIVMAVVVIFYLTDRPSLATWLQADEKTWLETRLETERKQKVAVEHMSIGKALSDPRVLACSFVYFCLNAASYGVAFFLPTIVKGFGVSNFQTGLLSALPFVFGAFGMILLGRSSDRTLKRREHVCFAMIIAAVGVAGAGLVSSPVLVLGLLCLSQIGVSATPPLLWPIPSAFLTGSSAAAGIAAINSIGNLSGFAGPYVMGYLKDLTGTFTAGLLVLGAVTLAGGIVAMTLKVSRDLEDAAARKAAPAE; encoded by the coding sequence GTGGAAGAGATCGAAACCAGGACGATCCGCAAGGTCATGTGGCGGCTGATGCCGTTTCTGGTCGTTTGCTACTTCGTTGCCTACCTCGACCGAGTCAACGTCGGTTTCGCCAAGCTGCAGATGAATGCGGCCCTCGGATTGTCCGAGGCGGCCTACGGCTTCGGTGCCGGACTGTTCTTCATCGCCTATTTCCTGCTTGAGGTGCCGTCGAATCTCGCGCTGGACAAGTTCGGCGCCCGACTCTGGATCGCCCGCATCATGTTCAGCTGGGGCCTCATCTCGGCCCTGTTCGCCTTCATCGCGCCCATCTCGCGGGCGACCGGCGTTTCGAGCGAGTGGGTGTTCTATATCCTGCGCTTCCTGCTCGGCATCGCCGAGGCGGGCTTCTTCCCGGGCATCATCTTCTATCTCACGCTCTGGTTCCCGTCGGTCTACCGCGCCCGCGTCGTGGCGATGTTCATGCTGGCGATCCCGTTCTCGTCGATCGTCGGCGCGCCGGTCTCGGGCGCCCTCCTGAACATCACCGGGGCCGGGCTCGACGGCTGGCAGTGGCTGTTCATCCTCGAGGCCCTGCCGTCGATCGTGATGGCGGTCGTCGTCATCTTCTACCTCACCGACCGGCCGAGCCTGGCGACCTGGCTACAGGCCGACGAGAAGACCTGGCTCGAGACGCGCCTGGAGACCGAGCGCAAGCAGAAGGTCGCCGTCGAGCACATGAGCATCGGCAAGGCGCTCTCCGACCCGCGGGTGCTGGCCTGCTCGTTCGTGTATTTCTGCCTGAACGCGGCGAGCTACGGCGTGGCGTTCTTCCTGCCGACGATCGTCAAGGGCTTCGGCGTCAGCAACTTCCAGACCGGCCTGCTCTCCGCGCTGCCCTTCGTGTTCGGGGCATTCGGGATGATCCTCCTGGGCCGCAGCTCCGACCGCACCCTGAAGCGCCGCGAGCACGTCTGCTTCGCCATGATCATCGCGGCGGTCGGCGTCGCGGGGGCGGGGCTGGTCTCGAGCCCGGTCCTGGTGCTCGGGCTGCTCTGCCTGAGCCAGATCGGGGTGTCGGCGACGCCGCCGCTGCTCTGGCCGATCCCGAGCGCCTTCCTGACCGGCAGCTCGGCCGCCGCGGGCATCGCGGCGATCAACTCGATCGGCAACCTGTCGGGCTTCGCGGGGCCCTACGTCATGGGCTACCTCAAGGACCTGACGGGCACCTTCACCGCAGGTCTCCTGGTCCTCGGCGCCGTCACCCTCGCGGGCGGTATCGTCGCGATGACCCTGAAGGTCAGCCGGGACCTGGAGGACGCGGCGGCCCGCAAGGCGGCGCCGGCGGAGTGA
- a CDS encoding DsbA family oxidoreductase, with amino-acid sequence MPLTISVFSDVICPWCYVGKRRLERALDQLGQRESTTIEWLPFELNPDMPAGGIERAHYRARKFGAERSAQLDAQMAELGRQEGIGFAFERMTRTPSTRRAHMLIAAATRHGRADQAVDALFRAYFEEGRDVGDPDVLRQIGVAAGLEREIVDDALGNEQLRQLVEAVEQQAAEMRIAGVPFFIVDRKWAVSGAQTTEQWLAALSAA; translated from the coding sequence ATGCCGCTGACCATCTCCGTGTTCTCCGACGTGATCTGCCCGTGGTGCTACGTCGGCAAGCGCCGGCTCGAACGCGCCCTCGACCAGCTTGGCCAGCGCGAGAGCACCACGATCGAGTGGCTGCCGTTCGAGCTGAACCCCGACATGCCCGCCGGCGGCATCGAGCGCGCGCACTACCGCGCCCGCAAGTTCGGGGCGGAGCGCAGCGCGCAGCTCGACGCGCAGATGGCCGAGCTCGGGCGGCAGGAGGGCATCGGCTTCGCGTTCGAGCGGATGACGCGCACGCCGAGCACGCGGCGCGCCCACATGCTGATCGCGGCCGCGACGCGGCACGGCCGGGCCGACCAGGCCGTGGATGCCTTGTTCCGCGCTTACTTCGAGGAAGGCCGGGATGTCGGCGATCCTGACGTTCTGCGTCAGATCGGCGTCGCAGCAGGGCTTGAGCGCGAGATCGTCGACGATGCGCTCGGCAACGAACAGCTGAGACAGCTCGTCGAGGCCGTCGAGCAGCAGGCCGCCGAGATGCGGATCGCGGGTGTCCCGTTCTTCATCGTCGATCGCAAGTGGGCGGTCTCGGGAGCGCAGACGACCGAGCAGTGGCTCGCGGCCCTGAGCGCGGCATGA
- a CDS encoding glycoside hydrolase family 16 protein: protein MVNSPRDGLNAIGQYHEVGGWGRAVALPFRAAFIGFVTLMSGTTASGTPLPRSIDPAGFGKPTFEETWQKLDAGTDQVRPSVPHRWRTVLGHGSATSVFNRKGSDASQYVDKDFPGVENGKLGSTPLGLDPFELTPGSHVTIKGMPAPADLKPKLFGASYVGGVLTTRFSFSQLFGYFEISARLPTGKGIWPAWWLMPISGQWPQNGELDILEGLGASNEIYCSVHSSALPGKQLSQKVTLPFDVSSGWHRYGVAWSADEIVWYVDRQEVHRVATPADMKQVPMYLLLNVAVGGSWGGYPDASTRFPARFDIQRVTVWKLPG from the coding sequence ATGGTAAACTCCCCTCGTGATGGGTTGAATGCGATCGGGCAATACCATGAGGTTGGTGGTTGGGGCCGTGCGGTTGCGCTGCCGTTCCGCGCCGCATTCATCGGCTTCGTCACATTGATGAGCGGGACGACGGCGTCCGGCACGCCGTTGCCGCGCAGCATCGATCCTGCCGGCTTCGGGAAGCCGACCTTTGAGGAGACGTGGCAGAAGCTCGATGCCGGAACCGATCAGGTCAGGCCGTCCGTGCCGCATCGATGGCGCACGGTCCTTGGGCACGGCTCCGCGACATCCGTCTTCAACCGCAAGGGATCGGATGCGAGCCAGTACGTCGACAAGGACTTTCCCGGTGTCGAGAATGGCAAGCTGGGCAGCACGCCGCTGGGGCTGGACCCCTTCGAGCTGACGCCCGGCTCCCACGTGACGATTAAGGGCATGCCGGCGCCCGCGGATCTGAAGCCGAAGCTGTTCGGCGCTTCGTATGTCGGGGGCGTCCTCACGACGCGCTTCAGCTTCTCGCAACTGTTCGGCTACTTCGAGATTTCGGCCAGGCTTCCGACCGGCAAGGGCATCTGGCCGGCGTGGTGGCTGATGCCGATCTCCGGACAGTGGCCGCAAAACGGCGAGCTCGATATTCTCGAGGGGCTCGGAGCCTCGAACGAGATCTACTGTTCCGTGCATTCCTCGGCGTTGCCCGGCAAGCAGCTGTCGCAGAAGGTCACGCTCCCGTTCGACGTCTCGTCCGGCTGGCACCGCTACGGCGTCGCGTGGTCGGCCGACGAGATCGTCTGGTACGTCGATCGCCAGGAGGTCCATCGCGTGGCGACGCCCGCCGATATGAAGCAGGTACCGATGTACCTGTTGCTCAACGTCGCGGTCGGCGGGTCATGGGGCGGCTATCCGGATGCCTCGACGCGATTTCCGGCGCGGTTCGACATCCAGCGTGTGACCGTCTGGAAATTACCGGGTTGA
- a CDS encoding polysaccharide biosynthesis/export family protein, with product MPSKRVKPVLPVRRVPFAAAIAATLAACNVVSRDGPNGNEIRSGATAILTQPGQAVAFVMLDLNPAVVQAANSRTRGLGPLFGRIRSGAASGQGSVGVGDIVTITIFEATSGGLFIPPEGAATRGGNFVPIPPQQVEASGFITVPFAGAVRAAGRTPQQIAKDIAQRLSQRAVEPQVVVSLADRRSGSVSVLGDVSAPTRLMIDPGGLRMLEAIARAGGPRSAPYETIVTLKRGDQTTQALLSAIVKRPDQNPYLAPGDTVFVSKEPRYYIALGSTPTPGSIGGTNNRRFSFDNESMTLAEAAAKAGGLEPNRADPGAVFLYRMESRQVLEQLGVDVSGYTGLEVPTIYSSNLGRGDGFFIANDFTIRNGDIIYVAEAPSVGLQRFTGMLSGLTGNATAIATTRAAY from the coding sequence GTGCCGTCGAAACGCGTCAAACCAGTTTTGCCAGTCCGGCGAGTTCCGTTCGCGGCGGCAATTGCCGCAACGCTCGCTGCCTGCAACGTCGTGTCGCGCGACGGTCCGAACGGTAACGAGATCCGCAGCGGCGCAACAGCGATCCTGACCCAGCCCGGCCAAGCGGTCGCTTTCGTCATGCTCGATCTAAATCCTGCCGTGGTGCAGGCGGCAAACTCCCGGACCCGTGGCCTCGGCCCGCTCTTCGGCCGGATCCGCAGCGGTGCGGCCAGCGGTCAGGGCTCCGTGGGCGTCGGCGATATCGTGACCATCACGATTTTCGAAGCCACGTCGGGCGGCCTGTTCATCCCGCCGGAGGGTGCGGCGACCCGGGGCGGCAACTTTGTCCCGATCCCGCCGCAACAGGTCGAAGCGAGCGGGTTCATCACGGTTCCGTTCGCCGGCGCCGTGCGGGCGGCAGGCCGCACGCCGCAGCAGATTGCCAAGGACATCGCGCAACGTCTGTCACAACGCGCCGTCGAGCCGCAGGTCGTCGTCTCCCTCGCCGATCGCCGGTCCGGCAGCGTCAGCGTCCTGGGCGACGTCAGCGCGCCGACGCGCCTGATGATCGATCCGGGCGGCCTGCGGATGCTCGAGGCGATCGCACGGGCCGGCGGACCGCGCAGCGCACCCTACGAAACAATCGTCACCCTCAAGCGGGGCGATCAGACCACTCAGGCTCTCCTCAGCGCCATCGTCAAGCGCCCCGACCAGAATCCGTACCTCGCCCCGGGCGATACGGTCTTCGTCTCGAAGGAGCCGCGCTACTACATCGCTCTCGGATCCACCCCGACCCCGGGCTCGATCGGCGGCACAAACAATCGCCGGTTCTCCTTCGACAACGAGTCGATGACCTTGGCCGAGGCAGCCGCCAAGGCCGGGGGCCTGGAGCCGAACAGGGCCGATCCCGGCGCCGTCTTCCTCTACCGGATGGAATCACGGCAGGTCCTAGAGCAACTGGGGGTCGACGTCTCGGGCTATACCGGCCTCGAAGTGCCGACGATCTATTCCAGCAATCTAGGGCGCGGCGACGGCTTCTTCATCGCCAACGACTTTACGATCCGCAACGGCGATATCATCTACGTCGCAGAGGCGCCGAGTGTCGGCCTGCAACGGTTCACCGGCATGCTCTCGGGCTTGACCGGCAACGCGACGGCCATCGCGACGACCCGCGCAGCCTATTAG
- a CDS encoding IS1 family transposase, protein MDWECGGRDKATCERLIQRLQRWRTRLYCTDAYAAYTALLPIGQHYTGKDETHSIERDNARQRHWLARFRRRSIVVSKAKRMVDVSLALFARFAGNCRISDLLSMLT, encoded by the coding sequence GTGGACTGGGAATGCGGCGGTCGTGACAAGGCCACCTGCGAGCGCCTGATCCAACGGCTGCAGCGCTGGCGCACCCGGCTCTACTGCACGGACGCCTACGCTGCCTACACCGCGCTGTTGCCGATCGGGCAGCACTATACGGGCAAGGACGAGACCCACAGCATCGAGCGGGACAACGCCCGGCAGCGGCATTGGCTCGCCCGCTTTCGACGCCGCTCAATCGTGGTCTCGAAAGCCAAGCGCATGGTGGACGTCAGCCTCGCCCTCTTCGCCCGTTTCGCCGGAAACTGCAGGATCAGCGACCTGCTCTCTATGCTAACCTAA
- a CDS encoding transposase-like zinc-binding domain-containing protein has translation MGLQCKRCGSEEHVKNGLMRSKQRYRCKACGLNFTDTPARGKPLAMKATAVLLYVSGLSMNRTAKLLGVSTPTIQAWLEQFAAAYAHKPEPEGRAVVIELDEMWHYVKKSPSRSGSGKLGIVLQGSWWTGNAAVVTRPPASA, from the coding sequence ATGGGTCTGCAGTGCAAGCGTTGTGGCAGTGAGGAGCACGTCAAAAATGGGCTGATGCGCTCCAAGCAGCGGTATCGGTGCAAGGCCTGTGGCCTGAACTTCACCGACACGCCCGCCCGCGGCAAGCCGCTGGCCATGAAGGCCACCGCGGTCCTGCTGTATGTCAGCGGCTTGTCGATGAACCGCACCGCCAAGCTGCTCGGTGTCTCGACACCGACGATCCAGGCTTGGCTGGAGCAGTTCGCCGCCGCCTACGCGCACAAGCCCGAGCCGGAAGGCCGGGCGGTGGTGATCGAGCTTGATGAGATGTGGCACTATGTGAAAAAAAGTCCGAGCCGCTCTGGATCTGGAAAGCTTGGGATCGTGCTTCAGGGCAGTTGGTGGACTGGGAATGCGGCGGTCGTGACAAGGCCACCTGCGAGCGCCTGA
- a CDS encoding glycosyltransferase family 2 protein, which yields MSDGTRGVLIAVPVLNEEYHLRKCIQSLLDQDFEGDTKIVVIDGGSTDRTREIAHSLSRQSDRIYYIDNPGRIQSKAINLAARSNLPGDILVRADAHADYGRDFVRNCVSILVQGKAETVVVPMRTVGRRPFQRAVAAAQNSLLGNGGAAHRRNATSRFVDHGHHAAFRREFFLALGGYDETFTHNEDAEFDLRARAAGGRVWLCAEAVITYYPRAKIGSLSRQYFNYGRGRARNMLMHRSIPKLRQVAPLFITLTSLVCIVGALLYPPSIVLPLAYGAVYCLWSFAATLRTRDPAVLAMGVAAAAMHISWSAGFLKTAADVLLARHTPA from the coding sequence ATGAGCGACGGAACGCGCGGCGTATTGATTGCCGTCCCTGTGCTTAATGAGGAATATCATTTAAGAAAGTGCATCCAATCGTTGCTAGACCAAGATTTTGAGGGCGATACCAAAATCGTCGTCATTGATGGCGGCAGCACCGATCGCACTCGCGAGATTGCGCATAGTCTGTCACGACAAAGCGACAGAATTTATTACATCGATAATCCGGGACGTATCCAATCGAAGGCAATCAATCTGGCTGCGCGATCGAATCTTCCCGGTGATATTCTGGTCAGGGCTGACGCTCATGCCGATTACGGCCGCGACTTCGTGCGGAACTGTGTCTCGATCCTTGTGCAGGGCAAGGCCGAAACGGTCGTCGTTCCGATGCGCACCGTCGGCCGCCGACCGTTCCAGCGTGCGGTCGCGGCCGCACAGAATAGCTTACTCGGCAATGGCGGCGCGGCGCATCGACGGAACGCGACCTCCCGCTTCGTCGATCATGGTCATCATGCAGCGTTTCGGCGGGAGTTCTTTCTGGCGCTCGGCGGCTATGACGAGACGTTCACCCATAACGAAGATGCGGAATTCGATCTACGCGCCCGTGCCGCCGGAGGCCGGGTTTGGCTGTGCGCCGAAGCAGTGATCACTTATTACCCGCGGGCAAAAATAGGCAGCCTTTCTCGCCAATACTTCAACTACGGGCGTGGTCGGGCTCGTAACATGCTCATGCACCGATCCATTCCGAAGCTGCGTCAGGTTGCGCCGCTTTTCATTACGCTGACGTCGCTGGTCTGCATCGTCGGAGCCTTACTATACCCGCCGTCGATCGTATTGCCGCTGGCCTATGGGGCGGTCTACTGCTTGTGGTCGTTCGCTGCTACGCTACGGACCAGGGATCCCGCCGTTCTAGCGATGGGAGTCGCTGCCGCGGCCATGCATATCAGCTGGTCGGCGGGTTTCCTCAAGACGGCCGCGGACGTGCTGCTGGCCCGACATACCCCCGCGTGA
- a CDS encoding polysaccharide pyruvyl transferase family protein — MDTSLSPARLRGLVRLAYYVTDVPNFGDDLNAIVWPSRLDGILDERPDEAFVGIGTIIGRPEVRANRLHVFSSGAGNDRLSNWDGCKVVYWCVRGPLTARLLGLDPDAALADGAVLAPLSPALPRERLVGDRIVIIPHWETLDYPGWDEVARLTGFDLVDPRENPVSVITRIASAKAVLTESMHGAILADIYGVPWAGFATTANILPAKWLDWALSCGRALDLMAVPPPSAAPVFDRGRPPAAFGQRFAVDLEHALAFLRARTIDQPRAPTLWQRGKSVAKKSALARAYITSSGILSMSSERTADALAQLTSRLETPTDPAVILRQQERMLERLDTFRRAVR; from the coding sequence GTGGACACCTCCCTTTCTCCTGCCCGGCTGCGAGGTCTCGTGCGGCTTGCGTACTACGTCACCGACGTGCCGAATTTCGGCGACGATCTCAATGCGATCGTGTGGCCGTCTCGTCTCGACGGCATCCTCGACGAGCGGCCCGACGAGGCGTTCGTTGGCATCGGTACGATCATCGGGCGTCCCGAGGTCCGGGCCAATCGGCTTCACGTCTTCTCGAGCGGGGCCGGGAACGACCGGCTCTCCAACTGGGACGGGTGCAAGGTCGTTTACTGGTGCGTGCGGGGACCGTTGACCGCTCGCCTGCTCGGCCTCGATCCCGATGCAGCCCTGGCCGACGGTGCGGTGCTCGCGCCGTTGTCCCCAGCGCTGCCACGCGAGCGGCTCGTGGGCGATCGCATCGTCATCATCCCGCACTGGGAAACGTTAGATTATCCAGGCTGGGACGAGGTGGCGCGTCTTACGGGCTTCGACCTTGTCGATCCGAGGGAGAACCCGGTCTCCGTGATCACCCGGATCGCCAGCGCGAAAGCCGTCCTGACAGAGTCGATGCACGGGGCGATCCTGGCGGATATCTACGGTGTGCCCTGGGCTGGCTTTGCCACGACCGCCAACATATTGCCTGCGAAGTGGCTCGACTGGGCTTTGTCGTGCGGGCGCGCGCTCGACCTCATGGCCGTGCCACCGCCCAGTGCCGCACCTGTTTTCGATCGGGGGCGTCCGCCGGCCGCTTTCGGGCAGCGTTTCGCCGTCGATCTCGAGCATGCCCTCGCGTTTCTACGCGCTCGAACGATCGATCAGCCGCGTGCACCGACGCTGTGGCAGCGGGGTAAGTCAGTTGCGAAGAAGAGTGCACTGGCCCGCGCCTATATTACCAGCTCGGGCATCCTCTCCATGTCGTCGGAGCGGACAGCCGACGCCCTCGCGCAGCTCACCTCCCGGTTGGAAACTCCGACGGATCCGGCGGTCATCTTGCGTCAGCAGGAACGGATGTTGGAGCGGCTCGACACGTTCCGGCGGGCGGTGAGGTGA